The Branchiostoma lanceolatum isolate klBraLanc5 chromosome 1, klBraLanc5.hap2, whole genome shotgun sequence genomic sequence AGAAGGAGACTGAAGACTCCCACAGACAAACCCTGCACCAACTCCAGGTATGTCACAGCTACTCGTGCGTCATCAAAATCTGATGCTGTTGCGTTTTTGAAAAAAGACAGGTGTTACATTGTCATCTATATATAGAGATGTGACTTAACTTCAGCTTCAAACTTCAACTCTTGACCTTGACTGAATTGGAACGGCAAATGACCTTGAGCTATGGACAACGATCTCGTTTCGACTAAGTCAGattttatttctttcatttaaTGTTGTCCATTTTTAAAATCTGTCTCCACCTGACTGACTCACATGTCTTGTATAAACTGGGtcctcttggaaatcaacttgaatttgtaacttgaaGTTGCAACCGAGTTGTCTACAGatgaaatagatagataaactttttgacaagtacaatgtagaaaTTTTTGTCACGAAGAGTAACTGTCGGAAAACCCTCTATTTTCACTTCCCCAGGCGAGACTGCAAGAGTTGGACTCCCAGCATGCCGATGGGCAGTTGCTATGCCAACGGCAATCAGAACAGTTGAAGGAGTTGTCCGAAAAACTTGCCAAAAAGTCTGACGTTCTGCCCGAACATTCCGCGCCTTCCGTATCGGCAGCTTCCGTAGGGATCCAGGTGAACATAAGGACGGGAACGCAGAAGTCTGTACAGAcagacgcacagacagacacacggacaGACGCACCAAGGTCTGAACGGACAGACGTGCAGAAATCTTCCCGCGAAGCCGGTCGGGAAAAACGTGTGAACCAGATCGTTAAACCAGTGCCAATCGTCGGAGCCAACCGGTCCTCCGCGTTCGAAACCGTCTCGCCGGCGGCTGGAGTAAACGGCACGCCTGAACCTCCCCCCGTGGTGGTCGCTGCGCCGGCGAAGAGGACGATTTcaccacctgtcaatcaccagaGTCTTGCCAAAGAGCTGTCGTCCGCCGGGTTCCACCCCATACAGGAGCCAGATGGTGAGGAaagcacttttttttttcaaccttaatTTAACTttgaaagtatgcaaaacatacCGTCACTCATTCACTCGTTTTtaaagagttcaagggaggaggtcagggggcCTTTCAACGTACCATCGGCAAATAGAACGTAGATTGTCATACAATAAGGAACTTACAATCAGTATTACTTAATCATATTCAGCATATAAGGATAAGTCGACATTGTCAAATcttgctgtggttttatatttgcggTTTTCGCTGTGACTTCTCTACCCCAGATTCACACCACTGTGATATGTGTGATTAGGACAATCGTTGATTTGTTTTTGTGCTTGCAGGATCGGGAGACTCCTGGGACGAGGCCAGTACCTACACTCTACCTTCTCACCACGACAACGACAACCCCAgccctgaacctgaacctgaaccacAGTCTCACACTCAGCAGGGCTTAAACggtgagggagtgagtgagtgagtgagtgggagagagagagagagagagggagagagagagagagagagggagagagagagagagggagagagagagagagagggagagagagagggagagagagagagagagagagagagagagagagagagagagagagaaaatgttatagaatgaataagaaaaggGTCAATCAGCAAAGGAATTCAGTTCTTTTTAGGAAAGTTTCATTGATTATTTAATGATCACTTTTGGAAGATTAAAGATTTAAGTCCCTTGAGATCTCTCTAAAACTTAAGGTTTTACTAAGAGGTACAATattttttagcgaagcctgaggggcaagcttaatagtatattttaggcccgatttgcaagaattcccagaattccacaggaatttcaggaatccgtccggccaactctgtggatgccctcctgtcactttttcaaacttgatacctcattagcacgtctggcatccaggcactcagctgtcgatgacagatgacctacttttacgtggtgtccgatttcgtactgcccggagtgtgtcagggagttcaccgaatctagtattctagctttgaaaagggtttgcgcatcccagttgatctattatcacaagaacgtgctgaacataatgcctcccaccaaaaaacctctgtgaaaaccaaaacttgaggagatccaagcatataaagaaaggcaaagttttaaacggaacgataaataacttgggttaccgcttgggcagtctacactgaacgccttacggggaggcgtgcggtgtcggaaaaacaacagtagctcctcgaaaacacatcctacagagctagaataacagccaaaaccatcataggagccccagcataccgattttctaaacttccggtctagtttctcaccccacctatccaacaatgccagagaaaaaagacactacaacgggagtgtactccggcctttctacatatgctaggaactcctcgagttacatggtgcctttctatatctgcttggcagatgcctttctgatttctaagtgcgttttgcacaatatcatggcagaactaagatctagagtgctacgttggtactttccttacagtgaagtaagatcaatccagacaccttcgctatggcaataatttttaattgccacacttattctAACTGTTGCAGGTTTGGAAGAAGCCAGTGGTGATGCAGATATGGACAAAGTGAGTAAACTTCTCCTCTCAAAAAATTGTGGAACTTGGTTACAACAAATACTCATTTAGAACTAGTAGAGTGGCACTGAATGGCCGTGTGGCCGTGGTTAGACTGGCGGATTGAGAGGTCACGGATTTAATTCCTGTCGTTCCTGGAtagacattgtgcccttggaaaggtactttacacgactttcctcactccaccgaGGTGTAattaaatgggtacctgactttgttggggaggtaaaaggcggcggAAGGAGatagagggatgggctccaccttccaataccgtgtcccACATACAATGGATTAataacccactgtccctacgccCTTAAAGGCTATGAGACATTTACCTTGATGCCATTCTACAAAAAATGATGGTTGAAGAATAAACTTGAGTACAGTAAACTTGATCTTGATTGAAGCACATTTCCCTCCCTCCAGCAGGTGTCAGAAGGGAGTGAGACGGCCCCGACAGCCAGCAGTGAGGCCGCTCACGACAGGAAAAAACTCGCTGTTTATATCGCAAGgtatttttttattcttaaatTTTTCTTAGACATTCACTGCCAAACCTGtagaagtgaccacctctacataatgaccacctggccaaagtgaccactttttggtggttccttagataatttttcccattgacacatgcATTAACCTCCAGCCTGCTAAGGTACCTGTTTAGAAccagatttgtattggttatgggataAGGTATACCAGGTGAAAAATACTATCTACTgtggaccacctgtccacatagaccagattatTGGTtgcctgagtggtcttcttggacaggtttgacaaGCTAAAAGTGAACCATCCACTACAACTGATCTGTCAAAATAAGAGAAAGGCAATGCAACAGTGAAGAtgtttcatacatgtagcaacactAGTAAATATTGTAAAGTAATTtatgaagtaaaagaaagatTCTGAAAACATACCTGATGTTTTGCTGCCAGGTATTCCTACAACCCGTACGATGGACCCAACGACAACCCCGAGGCGGAGCTGTCGTTCCAGGCGGGAGAGTACGTCTATGTGTACGGGGACATGGACGAGGTGAGGGGCAACGTTGTAACAAAATAGTCGGTGGAAACATTTGCTACATTGTGACAAAATTCTTCTAGTAGTTGGAAAGTTTGAAACATTGTAAAGTACCCATCTGTGTACTTATTGACAAGTTAAGTCGCAATGTTGTGTCGAGACAGTGGAAAACATTGCTACCTTGTGACAAAGAAGTTGGTggatgttacatgtagatgatggACAAGTAGTGTAAAAATTTCAGATGAAATAGTTAGAAGGTTGGAGACACATTGCAACGAACAAGATTTGAGATTCCCTCCAACTTCAAGTACAAGTACACAGAGTCTGTCCTGTGAACTAAAGAGTTAAAGACATGAAACATGTTCTCAGATATTCTGAAGTTGTCTCTGTCCCTCCCAGGACATGTTCTTCCAGGGTGAGTTGATGGACGGGTCCCGCGGACTGGTGCCCTCCAACTTCGTGGAGCGAGTCGCAGACGAGGACATGCCCAACTGGAGCCCCGCTCAGCCGTCTATTAGTGAGTGCTTTTCTTTACTGTTTCACAAATCACAGTTTTCATGCTGCTCTAATGTGGCATTGATGCTGACTGCCATGGTAATTATAGAATGTGTGGCAGACGAGGACATGCCCAACTGGAGCCCCGCTCAGCCGTCTATTAGTGAGTTCTTTTCTTTGCTGTTCCATGACTCATGCGCTGCCATCATGGTAATTTCATGATAATTATGGTTGTCCAAAGTTCCCTCTTTGAACTGTCAACCCAGCAAGGCCTTGAGCTAATTAAGGGGGCATTGGAGTGCAGCATTGATGCCATTTCCTGCCATGGTAATTAGTTATGATCCAATTAAGCTGCACCTGGATTCACAAACTAAAGACAATCAAAAAGGTCAAAATATAAAATGGATTGACTTCATCatgatgtgttgttgttttgttgatgttgttgtttacaggtgataagttgttgttgtttacaggtgATGAGGATGCCACGCACGTGTCCTTCCAGAGTGAGGATGAAGTCAGTATCAGCCAACTGGTACCGGATGGATCCACTAACGGTTAGTCTGCAACCTTTCCCTTCACTCACCTAGTACACTCAcctagtacatttgtacatgcacaaACCTGTTTATAAGGTCTTTGGATGCTGATGGTTTAGTGGTAAACATCCTGGCTTCTGGGCCAGAAGGCCCAGAGTGTACCCATAGGTTATAGTCACATCCAGCTGGCTGTCTTGCATGCTACTGAAAAGGGATATAGCCCGAGGTCCACTCGTATATTCATTGTTACATTGAATGTATAAATGTAAATAAGATatgcgttgatgaaagttagacatccaggtagtaagatacgccaaaaataattactcaagcaactggatgaaattttgaaactgtcaggtttgactgtttcaaaattttatccagttgcttgagtaattattttgggCGTAAATAAGATGTCCTGTTAATAAAGAACAAATTGATAAACTGTCCATTGATGACAACAAACAtgccttgaacttgaagtgtcCCTCTTTTGAAGTACAGCCCGACTTTGTCATGCTATTTAAGCAGCCTGTGGAACACACGCAAAACAGGCACCGTTTTGAATGCATGCGTAACTTCTTATTGTTATTTAGAGAATGACTCCTTGCGCTCTAACCTAGCTGTTCTGTTCCGCAGATAACCAGCCCGGCACCACGGCCCTCCAGCTGGCCCCCACCCTCCCCGACAGCTTCACGGACACGCTGGACAGCCTGCAGAAACCTGACGCAAGCCCCAATAAGACCCCAGGTGTGTGCAAAATTATTCACTAAGGCGTTGTATTGTAAGGTTACCACAGACCTGATTCATTATTTTACCCCGTGTCAGTATTCGTAAATGGCTAATTTTCTTGTAAAACCAAGGAACACAAGTCAGTTCAAATCCGGAGTTCAGTTTCCAGATATCAAGGTGGCCCTCTTGGAATTcgaattttccaactttttttctactgagtttacagttaagtttcatatatcatttgaaagagcatgatgTCCCGCACATTATGGTGCCTTTAATTTGGTCCTAACATGGAAAGCTATGaagatatttcttttagaaagttgcccaacccatacTATCATTAGTTGGACCTGGCGACACAATACCACCCCAGACCTGGTTAGACTTGGCCCATACTGGCCTGATAGTGGACAGACAATGATCCACCCTAATGAATGCCATGCAAATGAGTAGAAAATTAGTCCTTCCATTCAGTTGAATACACTTGCATAATCACCAGATTTCCAGTACAATGGGcgggcttgagttcaatgggcTTGGTGATAGAGGTGTCATTGACCACTGTGACAGGAACAATTAGCCCACAATTGTTCGTAAAAACCCAGGTGAACTCAATACTGCTGGATATGTGCTGACCTAGGAGTACATCgttcacatgcattttcaatcaatcatatctaaagttgtgaacatcgctgactaataatttttacatgactacattcatgatgaagagagctttcagCTTATACCACACTTATAGGCACAAATCTGATATTGCTGAAGATTCCAAATTGCTTCTGGATTTCCCAATTTGAACTGACCAGTGTTAAGGCATTGTTTTCTTGAGTTTCATAATAAGAAAACCTGATATCCTGTTGCCCCCCCCCTCGCCCTTCAGTACTGTACCATCATGACTTTGAGAGGCAAAGTTtcagttgcccccctcccacagtaCTTATCATGACCTTGAAAACCTAACCTTACCCCCCTCTTACAGTAATAGATGCATAACTTGCATAAGTGCATAACTTTGAAAATCTGTTATTCTGTTGCCCCCCTTTCATTTTGCCCTTCAGTACTGTCCATGTACATGACCTTGAGAACCTGACAGTCTGTTGCCTAACTCTCACATTGCCGTTCAGTACTGTACACGCCCTTCTGTGGCCTCTTACATTGCCCTTCTGTACACGACCTTGAAAGGCTGACCATGTAGACATGTAtgttacccccctcccacagtgcCGTGGCCCCAGAACCTGACGGTTGACAAACAGCTGACCAACAGCTTGATACTGAAGTGGGACCCGGCCGACCTCCCTGCGGAGGAGGTCCTACACTATGCAGTCTACCTGAACAGGGAGCTCAAGGCCAAGGTGCCGCCTGACACCAAACCCAGCGCTCTCATCGAGGGGGTCGACATTGAGAAGGTCAGAGTCTCTTTGGTTTACAATTTGTACTGCAAAAAACTGTATCTTCCACAGATCATCATAAACATTGTATCTATTAGTCTGATTCAGAAACACTATATAATGATCTTCTTCAAAGTTGACAGCCAGTAACGTTAGGTGTTAGGAATTAGTTTACTTCAGTCTGACGAAACTAACAGTGTCGCTAACTTGGCTTGTACTTAACCCGTTTCTAAGGTACGCTTCTATAGGTTTATGCCAGTCAAATATTTTGTGCACTTTTAGTACTTAACTTACTTTAGTCCTTTACATGTACTAATGAAAAAATCACATCCACTTGAGGTTAAATCTGACTTCTGTCCTGTTATTCCCATGTTACAGACGTACCGTGTGTGTGTAAGAACCACCACAAGAACAGGGCAGTCTCTGGACCCTCAGGCAACTCTACTAGTAGGGAAAGGTACGAACGCTGTCATTTTCTATTTAGACTTTATTCTTCGACTCCCCTAGATAGTCACAATATGAGGATGAGGATGTTGATTAGTGATGGTAATGACCAAAAtcaatgatacatgtaagtaGGGCACTGAACAAATTGAACATTTTCTTCATATTGTACATGAATTGTATACACTGATGTGGAGTAGAATGTGTTTTCTTCTGTTAACAGCTTGCTGATTGATGTGAAATACAAggaacaaacctggtgtgttatgctggtggtttcaaaaaagaaaaacaaagaaaatgtgaaaagtATTGACCTTAAATTTCTGTCCTCATACTTTTAGATGCGACCTTGGCGCCCAGTAACCTCCAGGTGTCAGAGGTCACCCCCACATCATGTGAGCTGTCctggttgcctagcaacagcaGCTATGCCCACAGCCTGGTGGTAAACAACGGGGAACCCAAGATCCTGGCGCCAGGTGTCTACAAGCACAGCATCACTGGTGAGATGTAATGATTATATTTTTTATTCAAGCCCCACAAATTGTTCTGTTacttattcatcatcatctttgccACTTTCTTTCTGTTACTTACAAAATTGCAAACCATCAGAAGCTGCCTTTTCtatttcgtgttctggacaagctgtTACATGTATAGTCAGGATTTTGGGGTGGTAGATAGTTGTGCACATCAAGAAGCAACATAaatttgggccctctagcaacTCCCTtctgaactgcaggggcattttagttgtagagtttgaaacaGTATAAGTCAAGCAGAGATGATTGACTATATTTTTTATTTCTGTGTTCAGGACTGCAGCCAGGGACGCTGCAAAAGGTCGAAGTTCGGTCGGAGAAGAGCAGCACGAGTCTGTGGGACTTCATCGAGAGCAAGACGTGGAAGAGGAACGAGAACACCTCCGCCAGCGTGCAGTTTGAGACGCTTCCAGGGGGTGCGTatggcaggggggggggggggtgcagcAGGGGGGAAAGTTTGATGACGGGGGTGTTCAGTAGGGCTGTGCAATTTGAGCAAGACCTtagtaatcaatcaatcaatcaatcaactgcTGGAGCATGCATATGGGGGCTGTAGAAATCTCTCTCCAGGATGTTATATTTTTGGCACAGTTCGTTCTAGTGACCCCCAACCCtctgtgggttctttaacatgctcaaggtgtggctctcatcAAACACAGGGCCTCTGGCTCAATGTGCCATCCAAGAGAATGTCCCTGATCAAAAGTCTTTTCACCTCAGTCAAGACAGTGaaggaatacatgtacttgtaggtataaagtgccttttccaagggacCAGCACTTGGGCCTGTCAGGGACTCGAACCCAGAGCCTTTAGATTACATGTCAACAACTTTAACCACAGGACCACCTTACCACCAACTTAAGACTCCACTGACCCCCTGTGTGTATGTCCAGGTCCCCCCGACCCCCCGGTCAACGTGACCGTCGAACCAGGCCAGGAGCCGCACCAGGTCCTCATCAGCTGGCTGCCCGTTACCATAGATACGACGGGGACGTCCAATGGCGCCGTGGTGCAGGGTTACGCCGTGTACTCGGGGCAGAGGAAAGTGGCGGAGGTCTCTGAGCCGACGGGAGACAGCGTAGTCGTGGAGGCGTCGACGTTAGCGGGTACGACGGTCGGGCCGATCCTGGTCAGGACCGTGTCCAGCTCAGGAGACTCCATCAACTCCCAGTCTGCAGTCATTCCcctcagtctcaagaagatgcTCTACCAGGTAAGATGTCTTAAACATGCCTCACACAGTCTCAAGATTATGCTCTACCAGATAAGGTGTCTTAAATATGTCGCAAGAAAATGGTCTCCCAGGTGAGACATCTTAAACATATCTCACACAGTCTCAAGAAAATGTTATCGTCTCAGGGAAATGTTGTATCAGTTAAGACATCTTACACAGTCTTAAGAAGATGCTTTACCAGGTAAGATCTTAAATATAAGACTCACACTTTCTCATCCACAAGAAGATGCTTTACCAGGTAAGATCTTAAATATATCTTACACAGTCTCAAGAAAATGCTCTATACCAGGTAAAACATCTCTCAAATGTTATGCACCTAGACACAAATGTctcaagaaaatgaatgaatcatttaacattttacacatttagACATCTTAGGCATATTTCACACTGTCTTACAgggtttgaagaaaatgttacatGACATGTCACATTATATGTACAACATCTTTAGTTACCTAGTCTCAAGAAAATGTTCTATTAAGGTAAGACATCCCACACATATCTTTCTATCTCAGATGTTAAACTGGGCAGTATTGCCTTTACATGAGATCCTGTAGCAggtaatatacaatgtatgtatcttCAAGAATTGATATCTTCCAGAATTGAACTTGATTGGTTCCACTTTCTTCTCTTTGTTCTGCCAGAGAAAACATCTTCCGACGTTGTCGTCTTCCCAAGTCATCACTGAGGAGATGCCTGAGAAGCCGACGGTACGGAGGGAATCTGGGAAAATACAGGTACAGGAGTTAAAGGAACGGGCAAGAAGACTCAATTTATAGTTTgtgatgttttgttgttgttgttttacagaTTATCAAGATGTTGGTGCCATTATAGAAAAGTTGTTCTACAGACTGCcaagatgatgatgttgttgttaaGAGTATCGAGATGAtggtgatgttgttgttgttgttgttgtttagagtATCgagatgatgttgttgttgttgtttagagtATCGAGATGATGTACGAGGGTCGGACAGACGACAGTTCTCCGGAGAGTGACATTTCCGACGAGCAGGTTGAGCAGTTTGAGCCGTCCGTGGGGCGCACCGTCACCAAGTCCCCGCAGGATGGTCTCCCGATGCCCCCTGGTGGCCTGGACAGGGAACTGCAGGAGAAGGTGGGCTTCTGtgccacatactgtaaatctccAATCGAAGTTAAACTGCAAATTTGCAACCCCAAAAATTGGACTAAGTCTTatacaaattttcgactgattcaggctccagtctttgtcaaggaaaatttgtgtaagtccagttttttgtgttggcaatttgcagttagaacttttattcagaacGACTGCTACCAACATAgataaactttcaagtgaacaacagttactgtaaatgttgaaacgttcacggtggtttcatgttcaggGTTTTGCGTTGACTTGTTCTCTGGTGTAACtgaaccttctccctgctgcccaaccctataaccaatacagatttggtaccaaacggctaccaGCACACGAAGAAGGCTAAAACAGAACAGTTCTTTTCTCCTTCACCGTTAGAAACCTGAGATCCGTCCGTCATTCCGTTCGGAGGTCCACTCTGACGGCAGTAACCGCTCGTGTGTGGTGTGTGGTGCAAATGGCTACCAGAACACAAAGAAGGCTAAAGCAAGATACAATTTCTTTTAACCATTTTCCCCCTCGTACGTTAGAAACCCGAGATCCGTCCATCGTTCCGTTCGGAGGTCCACTCTGACAGCAGTAAGCGCTCATGTGTGGTACAGATGGCTACCAGAACACAAAGaaggctaaggccacaccaatttaatttcttggttaacggatttttattttcaaaaaaaaaaaattttgaaaaaaaatcattttttcaaaaaaaaattttggggggaaaataaaaatccgttaaccaagaaattaaattggtgtggcctaaagcaaGATACAATTTCTTTTAACCATTTTTCCCCCTCGTCCATTAGAAACCCGAGATCCGTCCGTCGTTTCGTTCGGAGGTCCACTCTGACAGCAGTAACCACTCGGAGCTGTCGGACATCGCGGAGGAGGCTGAGGAGGACCTGGAGGAGGAGGTCCACTCCGACAGCATGAGCATCGATGTCCCGGGGCTGGACCACCCGGCGCAACCCGTACATCTCACAGCAAAGGTACGCTCACAACCGGTACATCTCATAGCAAAGGTACGCACACAACCGGTACATCTCCCAgcaaaggtacaatgtacatcattaTTAGTTACGCAGCCATGTAAGATGAATATACAATGAATAGTTGTAACCCTAAAGGGAGTTACATATGTATGCCCcagtgtacctacatgtacttacctacTGTACCTACCTTTATCTCCAGGTCATTTGGGGGACATGAAGATAGAGATTTGTCTCTACTAGGCTCGTCTGTCTCTCTcactgcagctacatgtacatgtaggctttTGAGCAGGTTTAGGGATGCCCACTTCTAATCTTCCAAATTTTTAAGCTCAAACCAACCAGTCCCTTATGCAGCTGTAACATACTCAATGTGCAGCGTCTGTGAGTAACACTCGAGGACAATGTACAGTATTGGTGAGTTACACTTTAAGGCAGTTTACCTTACCTGTGCGCCACAACCCCCTAAAGTTAGTCCCTTCAGCCCAGACGACGTCTAACAGTTCGAGATATCTGTGTTCCAGCTGAGTCACCCCACCAGTGAAGACCCCGGCGCAAACACAGAGTCCGACTTGGAGGAACCTCCGCTGCCGAGCACCAAGGTCAAGCAAGGTCGTCGCGCGTCGCCCACCCAACACTGGAGGGATCAGAGGAGAGGTCACGCCAGCCCCGTgccaggtgtgtttgtttgtttgtttgtttgcttgttttcaccttttttaCTAGTCATTTTAGTGACTTAATGTCAAATTGaatactgtgcatttttttaatcaatcttTCAAGCCAATGACTAATGGTAGGGAGTCATAGCTAATattgttgtttgtatgtttgtttgtttacagacaCAAAGCTGCCTGAGAAGATGGCTACAGTTCCGTCTGGGAGTCATATCTAatattcttgtttgtttgtttgtttacagacaCGGAGCTCCCCGAGGAAGATGACTACAGTTCCGTCTGGGAGTCATATCtaatattgttgtttgtttgcttgtttacaGACACGGAGCTCCCCGAGGAAGATGACTACAGTTCCGGCGGGGAGTCGGACGTGACGCTGCGTGACAGCATGGAGGGAGACCGCTCCGCCCCGCGCTGGTTCGTCGCGCTGTTCGACTACGACCCCATGACGATGTCGCCGAACCCAGACGCAGCCGACGAGGAGCTGCCCTTCAGGGAAGGTCAACTCATCAAGGTCAGAACATCCAGTTGATCATGACGTCTTAAAGACAGCATTGAAACCTTTAGGAAGATTGTCTGAAGTAGCTGTCTCCGActtctttctgtctgcctgttagtacaaatgtaactgctCAGGCCAGGTTTTGGGTGACTGATGGGAAAGgagccatttttcaaaatggtgtactgtagtttcatcaggtttgtgAATGTCACTGAATAACAACTtgaaggttctttattcacaactatAAGGAAATGATAACAGCTGATGTCTCTCTTTTATCTTCTTCATGgcgattctgactggttcactttgcactgcagcaaggtgttactgctaacagtGCGGTCCCATATGTAAAGTCTGGTCACATAACAATAATGCAGTGTATTTTCACATTGTgaatatctacattgtacattgtaagtcCTGCTCAAAATGACATCCTACAGTACCTCCCACAGACCGATGGATGTATTGTTCCAGGTTTGTGGAGACAAGGACGGGGATGGgttctacatgtgtacatggGGTTTATGTGTTTACTGTTTGTGACAGGTTTATGGGGACAAGGATGGGGATGGGTTCTTTATGGGGTTTATATGTATACTGTTTGTGTTCCAGGTTTATGGAGAAAAGGACGGGGATGGGTTCTTTATGGGGGATGTGGAGGGCAGGTGTGGGGTCGTGCCCTGTAACCTGGTGGAGGAGATCGAGGACGATTACCGACTCCAGCAGCTCAGAAACTCCAACAACGT encodes the following:
- the LOC136424085 gene encoding RIMS-binding protein 2-like isoform X1, whose translation is MNQGAMRLDREPARYNRTSATAMSRERRRGGRTAGMSTEVERQLAALQGEVATLKKDKGRMEQLLYRKAVDDATRSPSPHDAGDGNKWEKWAWRQRHQKGEESPRQGEGQSSPSRQSFTAKHQAMSGSSSLNGSTQDLDTLEDSSEGRERLLAKKNRELTWTIRQLEKRCSALKTENVTLKRQHEELELAEDKISKLQRRNTELTTLARRLETKAKTLQQLSTGKSNQPTGENLEHYKRVFARQRAKDLADHAQAILAKDKEIGHLQQELTVLQGQGQNGGLYSHEEELQHIITQAAKEQLQMERTVCSRLAQNGDLEADRFDGGDERVQNLQLQVETLSQAAGRVQELEASLQTEKTSQQSLKEELRQANRRLSALEVELSEEKVSRAQLEEQLSNSNQRCSYLESELESQVVDNTDLTKRTSELQRQVSQLKQTQFESQGVHDQLNLLLIQNEELQTAKRAQENKVQHLQTVTQELEEELRQNPTEDLAATKHLLEEKEKTVQELLKHQKETEDSHRQTLHQLQARLQELDSQHADGQLLCQRQSEQLKELSEKLAKKSDVLPEHSAPSVSAASVGIQVNIRTGTQKSVQTDAQTDTRTDAPRSERTDVQKSSREAGREKRVNQIVKPVPIVGANRSSAFETVSPAAGVNGTPEPPPVVVAAPAKRTISPPVNHQSLAKELSSAGFHPIQEPDGSGDSWDEASTYTLPSHHDNDNPSPEPEPEPQSHTQQGLNGLEEASGDADMDKQVSEGSETAPTASSEAAHDRKKLAVYIARYSYNPYDGPNDNPEAELSFQAGEYVYVYGDMDEDMFFQGELMDGSRGLVPSNFVERVADEDMPNWSPAQPSISDEDATHVSFQSEDEVSISQLVPDGSTNDNQPGTTALQLAPTLPDSFTDTLDSLQKPDASPNKTPVPWPQNLTVDKQLTNSLILKWDPADLPAEEVLHYAVYLNRELKAKVPPDTKPSALIEGVDIEKTYRVCVRTTTRTGQSLDPQATLLVGKDATLAPSNLQVSEVTPTSCELSWLPSNSSYAHSLVVNNGEPKILAPGVYKHSITGLQPGTLQKVEVRSEKSSTSLWDFIESKTWKRNENTSASVQFETLPGGPPDPPVNVTVEPGQEPHQVLISWLPVTIDTTGTSNGAVVQGYAVYSGQRKVAEVSEPTGDSVVVEASTLAGTTVGPILVRTVSSSGDSINSQSAVIPLSLKKMLYQRKHLPTLSSSQVITEEMPEKPTVRRESGKIQSIEMMYEGRTDDSSPESDISDEQVEQFEPSVGRTVTKSPQDGLPMPPGGLDRELQEKKPEIRPSFRSEVHSDSSNHSELSDIAEEAEEDLEEEVHSDSMSIDVPGLDHPAQPVHLTAKLSHPTSEDPGANTESDLEEPPLPSTKVKQGRRASPTQHWRDQRRGHASPVPDTELPEEDDYSSGGESDVTLRDSMEGDRSAPRWFVALFDYDPMTMSPNPDAADEELPFREGQLIKVYGEKDGDGFFMGDVEGRCGVVPCNLVEEIEDDYRLQQLRNSNNVLSPDKLDSLPGGYQRDDAHIQNGHLSQLQSPVRRMRALFDYDPQEMSPNVDTELEAGGSFSQMELPFYQGDIIDVVGEMDEDGFFMGEMEGRRGLVPSNFLEDITTSDQADNYAPQPTGHDRSYRSPSHIQDRDISPQADRREAQPPKKKKGLLSKGKKLFKKLGGSVEGKSKR